Genomic window (Polaromonas sp. JS666):
CGCCCCCGTCGGGGAGCCGGCCGCAGCAGGCAGGTGAAGGGAAGAATCGGCAGTGGAAGCTCGGGAGCGCATGAGTGACAATCGTGACAAGAGCCTACCGGCTCCTGGTTGTTTAAATTCCTACTCAAGATTGTGCCTATGTCTTTCGAATCAAGCGCCAGCCCGGGTATCCACGCCAAAGCCGCCGCTGCGGCGGTCGCTGAGGCCGCCGAGGCTGCAGATGCCCTCAGCGTCCAGTTGCCCACCGACAAGGAGCTGGTTCTCAAGGTGATTCCAATGCCGGCCGACTGCAACGCCAATGGCGACATTTTTGGCGGCTGGGTCATGGCCCAGGTCGACCTGGCGGGCTCGGTGGTGCCGGCCCGCCACGCAGGCGGCCGCTTGGCGA
Coding sequences:
- a CDS encoding acyl-CoA thioesterase; translation: MSFESSASPGIHAKAAAAAVAEAAEAADALSVQLPTDKELVLKVIPMPADCNANGDIFGGWVMAQVDLAGSVVPARHAGGRLATVAVNQFIFKQPVRVGDILSFFASLTRIGTTSITVQVEVYAERFRAQGRYIKVTEASLTYVAIDDFGKPRKIAST